The following is a genomic window from Haloterrigena salifodinae.
TTCAGCGGTGGCAGTCTGTGTGCCTGCAATGTCCCCCGAGAAGCTCGGTAATCAGTGTCCTTCTCCGCCTTCCGCCGATAGCGGCCCGTCGACGCCCGCAGGGATTTCGCGCGGTGGTTCGAACCGGACGTCGTCCCGAACTCGGTCGCACGAATCGGTACGCTCTTGCCCGATTCCGCGCTCACGTGTACGTATGGGAATTCACAGCGACTGGAGCGATTGGCTTCCGCAGGCGATCGAGTCGGCCGAACCGGACGGCGTCGCCGTCTGGTACCTCGGCTGCAACGGGTTCGTCCTCAAGGGTCGCGAGGGAACGACGATCTTCGTCGATCCGTATCTGGGCCTCGGCGATCCGCCGCGGATCATCCGGATGATTCCGGTCCCGTTCGAGCCGAACGACGTTCGCAGCGCGGACGCGATCCTCGCGACCCACGAGCACGTCGATCACGTCCACGGGCCGTCGCAGGCGCCCATCCTCGAGAAGACGGGCGCGTCCTTCTACGGACCGGACGAGTCGGTCGCCGTCGCTCGAGACGACGAGGAGTGGGCAAACGACTACGACGTGACCGACGAGCAGCTGATCGAGGTCACAGAGGGTGACTCGTTCGGCGTCGGCGAGTTCGAGATCCACGTCGAGCCGGCCCACGACCCCGACGCGAGCCACCCGGTCTCGTACGTCGTCGAACACGAGGCAGGCACGTTCTTCCACGGCGGCGACTCGAAACCGGCCGCGGAATTCGACGCGATCGGATCGCGCTACGACATCGACCTCGGCGCATTGGCGTTCGGGACGGTCGGCGTGATGCCCCATCGCGAGACTGGGGCGCCGACCGTGACGAAGTGGTACAACGACGACAATCAGCTGCTCGAGGCCGCGAGCGATCTCCGGCTCGATCGGCTCCTGCCGAGCCACTGGGACATGTGGAAGCGGCTCACCGCGGATCCGACCGCACTACACCATCACGCGCGAAGCTTCGAGCACCCGCAGCGCCTCGAGATCGCCGAAATCGGCGACCGCCTCGACCTCTGAGCGGCGAGCGGCGTCGATCCGGTTCGAACGGCGACGCCGATTCGAGTTCGACTAACCAGCCCACGGCAGTCGGTGGAAACGGGAGCTACAGCGACGGGATGACCTCGTCGTTCATGACCTCGAACAGCTGCTCGGGTTCGGGGCTAGTGTTCCCGACCGCGATCCGATCGAAGCCCATCTCGGCGTACGCTTCGAGCTGGGCCGCGATCTCCGCGGGGTCGTCGGCGATCAGGAACTTCTCCTCGATCTCCTCGCGGGTCGCCTTCTCGCCCTCGGCCTCGATCTCGCGCGGGTCCGCCAGCGCCCGGTCGAAGACGTTCTGGGTCGTCGCGTGCCACGGTCGCGTCGCCTCAAGCGCCCGCTCGTAGTCGGGGTGATAGGATGCCGTCACGAGCAGCGTCGTCTCGATCGCGTCCGGGTCGTTGCCCTCCTCTTCGGCGTAGCGACGGATCGCGGGGTAGAGCCGGTCGGTGTACTCCTCGCCCTTCTTGACCGTGACGAACCCGTCGGCGTATCGCGCCGCGAGCCGGGCGGTGCTCGGTCCGTTGGCCGCGATATGGATCTCCGGCGACCGCTCGGCCATCGTATACAGTTTCGCCTCGTCGAGCTCGAACCGCTCCCCGTCGTAGGTGACGAATCCGTCCTCGTCGATGCGCTCGCGGACGTCGTCGCTGACCCACTCGTCGTCGCCCCAGAGGGCGCGGATGATCTCGAGGGCCTCCTCGAGTCGGTCCCGGCGTTCGGGGTACTCGGGCCAGTCGAACCCGAGCGGCGTCTCGTTCATCGCCTCGCCAGTGGAGAGCCCGAGCAGCACCCGGTCGTCGTGGAGTTGCTGGAGCGTCGTGAACGCCTGCGCGATCATGCCGGGGTGGTAGTGGCCCGTCGCGGGCGTTACGCACGTGCCGATCGGTCCGTCCAGTCGTTCCGTTGCGGCGCCGAGCCAGGACCACGCGAACGCCGACTCCGCGTCCGTGTGGAACCACGGGTGGAAGTGATCCGACGTCCAGACGGTCTCGTAGTCGCCGGCCGTGGCCTGTTCCCCGTAGTCCAGCAGCGCGGACGGATCGTACTGCTCCTGATGAGCCATGTAATCGATTTCGACCATCGTCGACTGACAGTACGGAGAAGAGCGCATTAGGCTTTGTGCTCGGCGACCGCGCGATCGCCGTCGGCGATCCGTTACCGACGGCTCGAGGGCGCGTGCAGTCAGTAGGGACGGGCGGCAAAACAGAGGGACAGTGACGGAAGCCCCGTCGGCGGATCGGCGCGTCGAGCCGACCGCTCCGCGAGGGACTACGAAGGCGGTGGTGCGTTAGGTACGCGGTTTCCGGTGTTCCTCGACGACGTCCCAGTCGAGTTTGATACCGAGTCCCGGTTCGTCGGGGACCTCGAGGCGCCCGTTCTGGATGAGCGGCTCGTCGCGCGCGACGAGGTCGTCCCACCACGAAACCTCTCGAGCGTGGTACTCGACGGCGACGAAGTTCGGCACCGTCGCACCGACGTGGGCGGTCGCGACCGTCGCGATCGGGCTGCCGATGTTGTGGGGGATGAGTGCCTGGTAGTAGGCCTCGGCCATGTCCGCGATCTTCTTCGTCTCGGCGATCCCGCCGGTTTTGGGCACGTCGGGGGCGAGGAAGTCGACGGCCTGCTCCTCAATCAGGTCGCGGAAACCGTGGCGACCGTAGCGGTTCTCGCCGGTCAGCAGCGTCGTCTCGACGCTGCGTTGCAGTTCTCGCATCGCGTCGGTGTTCTCCGGCGGCAGGGGATCCTCGACCCAGGCGAGGTCGTACGGCTCGATCGCCCGACAGAGCTTCTTGGCCGTCTCGGGGCTGAAGTTCCAGTGGAGGTCGACCGCGACCTCGGCCTCGTGGCCGATCTCGTCGGTGACGGCCTCGACGACCGAGCGCTTGTGCTCGACCTCCGGCGGGTCGAAGTGCCGCGAGAGGGTGTCGATGTCGCGGCCGGACGGAACGTCGAGGTCGAACTTGATCATATCGAACCCGTCGTCGACGGCCATGCGCGCGGCCTGGGCGTACGCTTCGGGTTCGTACGTCGTCTCCTCCTGGCCCTCCTCGGCCGAGGAGACCATCGC
Proteins encoded in this region:
- a CDS encoding MBL fold metallo-hydrolase, with translation MGIHSDWSDWLPQAIESAEPDGVAVWYLGCNGFVLKGREGTTIFVDPYLGLGDPPRIIRMIPVPFEPNDVRSADAILATHEHVDHVHGPSQAPILEKTGASFYGPDESVAVARDDEEWANDYDVTDEQLIEVTEGDSFGVGEFEIHVEPAHDPDASHPVSYVVEHEAGTFFHGGDSKPAAEFDAIGSRYDIDLGALAFGTVGVMPHRETGAPTVTKWYNDDNQLLEAASDLRLDRLLPSHWDMWKRLTADPTALHHHARSFEHPQRLEIAEIGDRLDL
- a CDS encoding mandelate racemase/muconate lactonizing enzyme family protein; translated protein: MYEDFASTLAATMWTDFDDQPERDGPTAEITDIDSFVIDGNFPWTIVTVETDRGVTGIGEAYPSPGVHEIVTDYLKPVLVGENPLDVERLYNLMRESLSGRGSQWGVGTIAISGVEIALWDAAGKLLNQPIYQLLGGKTREEVRVYADCHAGEAMVSSAEEGQEETTYEPEAYAQAARMAVDDGFDMIKFDLDVPSGRDIDTLSRHFDPPEVEHKRSVVEAVTDEIGHEAEVAVDLHWNFSPETAKKLCRAIEPYDLAWVEDPLPPENTDAMRELQRSVETTLLTGENRYGRHGFRDLIEEQAVDFLAPDVPKTGGIAETKKIADMAEAYYQALIPHNIGSPIATVATAHVGATVPNFVAVEYHAREVSWWDDLVARDEPLIQNGRLEVPDEPGLGIKLDWDVVEEHRKPRT
- a CDS encoding LLM class flavin-dependent oxidoreductase, whose protein sequence is MVEIDYMAHQEQYDPSALLDYGEQATAGDYETVWTSDHFHPWFHTDAESAFAWSWLGAATERLDGPIGTCVTPATGHYHPGMIAQAFTTLQQLHDDRVLLGLSTGEAMNETPLGFDWPEYPERRDRLEEALEIIRALWGDDEWVSDDVRERIDEDGFVTYDGERFELDEAKLYTMAERSPEIHIAANGPSTARLAARYADGFVTVKKGEEYTDRLYPAIRRYAEEEGNDPDAIETTLLVTASYHPDYERALEATRPWHATTQNVFDRALADPREIEAEGEKATREEIEEKFLIADDPAEIAAQLEAYAEMGFDRIAVGNTSPEPEQLFEVMNDEVIPSL